A region of Subdoligranulum variabile DNA encodes the following proteins:
- a CDS encoding murein hydrolase activator EnvC family protein, translating to MKISPLIKRAVSMALAVAMVVTLTVSTNTMTLADDKKSELQAQKDAAQQELEAIQQKIKDNQANKANAEDLKEQYEQQTEVITTQIGLLQQSIAQVEEDINNKQLEIDEKQAEVDVKQTEYDERWAGFKDRLGAMQMLNDGGSIALLSSANSLYQLLTFAESLEQISSKDKEICQQIETQRQELEAQRTELENAKAELESQQAELQNQNNQLDSKKSELQVSIQQQDQTISDADAAAEVLAAEEEQARKNLDQAAAQLDAYLNSQVDKYSSAAMTCSLNFGPALPSYKYISCVFGTGGHRGTDFAAPGGTEIYAIADGIVTDATYHYSWGNYVQIYHGKDDEGNTYSTLYAHMISTPIVSAGQSVTKGQVIGYVGSTGYSTGNHLHLEMKINGVLTNVTNWIPH from the coding sequence ATGAAAATTTCTCCGCTGATCAAACGAGCGGTGTCCATGGCATTGGCGGTGGCGATGGTCGTGACCCTGACGGTCTCTACCAACACCATGACACTCGCGGACGATAAAAAATCCGAATTGCAGGCGCAGAAGGACGCTGCGCAGCAGGAACTGGAAGCCATCCAGCAGAAGATCAAGGACAATCAGGCCAACAAGGCCAACGCCGAAGATCTGAAGGAACAGTACGAGCAGCAGACCGAGGTCATCACGACCCAGATCGGACTGCTGCAGCAGTCCATCGCCCAGGTTGAGGAAGACATCAACAACAAGCAGCTGGAAATCGATGAAAAGCAGGCTGAAGTGGATGTGAAGCAGACCGAATACGATGAGCGCTGGGCCGGCTTCAAGGACCGGCTGGGTGCCATGCAGATGCTCAACGACGGCGGTTCCATCGCACTGCTTTCCAGTGCCAACAGTCTGTATCAGCTGCTGACTTTCGCCGAATCTCTGGAGCAGATCTCCAGCAAGGACAAGGAAATCTGTCAGCAGATCGAGACCCAGCGCCAGGAGCTGGAAGCCCAGCGCACCGAACTGGAAAACGCCAAGGCCGAACTGGAATCCCAGCAGGCGGAGCTGCAAAACCAGAACAATCAGCTGGACAGCAAAAAGTCCGAGTTGCAGGTCAGTATCCAGCAGCAGGACCAGACCATTTCTGATGCCGATGCGGCAGCCGAAGTGCTGGCAGCCGAGGAGGAGCAGGCCCGCAAGAACCTGGACCAGGCGGCCGCTCAGCTGGATGCCTACTTGAATTCCCAGGTGGATAAGTACAGCAGCGCGGCGATGACCTGCTCGCTGAACTTTGGCCCGGCACTGCCTTCTTATAAGTATATCTCCTGCGTGTTCGGAACCGGCGGGCACCGCGGCACCGACTTCGCCGCTCCCGGCGGCACCGAAATCTATGCCATTGCAGATGGCATCGTCACCGATGCCACCTACCATTACAGCTGGGGCAACTACGTGCAGATCTATCACGGCAAGGACGATGAAGGCAATACCTATTCGACGCTCTATGCCCATATGATCAGCACCCCCATCGTCAGCGCCGGGCAGAGCGTAACAAAAGGCCAGGTCATCGGTTATGTAGGTTCCACCGGATATTCCACCGGCAACCACCTTCATCTGGAAATGAAGATCAACGGCGTGCTGACCAACGTCACCAACTGGATTCCGCATTGA
- the ftsX gene encoding permease-like cell division protein FtsX: MRFSSFTYLVGQGLHNLRANRLMTFASMGVLTVCMLLIGAAYLLGVNIDAMVEYIGDQNETVVYMNLDATEDQIAAADSAIRSTEHVVGVTYVSPQEVLSIYSDMLSDYIDLESAFSNDNPFYPNYRVVVDSPDNIPAVKDQLEQIDGVYRVNAPLDLSNIFVSLQKTISYACYAVVGVLAIVSIVVINNTIKITVFNRRKEIGIMKLVGATNGFIRFPFFVEGVTSGLIAAAIASGVVCGAYYALCRWYAENPTTLSQMFGGQLVPLIDVWYYIVGGFALLGFVLCGIGTATSIRKHLNV, encoded by the coding sequence ATGCGTTTTTCCAGCTTTACTTACCTGGTCGGTCAGGGCCTGCACAATCTGCGGGCCAACCGGCTGATGACCTTTGCCTCTATGGGCGTGCTGACCGTCTGTATGCTGCTGATCGGTGCCGCGTATCTGCTGGGCGTCAACATCGACGCCATGGTGGAGTATATCGGTGACCAGAACGAGACGGTCGTTTACATGAATCTGGACGCCACCGAGGACCAGATTGCCGCTGCGGATTCCGCCATCCGCAGCACGGAGCATGTGGTGGGCGTGACCTATGTTTCGCCCCAGGAAGTGCTTTCCATCTACAGCGATATGCTGTCGGACTATATCGATCTGGAATCGGCTTTTTCCAACGATAATCCGTTCTATCCCAACTACCGTGTGGTGGTGGACAGCCCTGACAATATTCCTGCCGTGAAGGACCAGCTGGAACAGATCGACGGGGTATACCGCGTCAATGCTCCGCTGGACCTGTCCAACATTTTTGTCTCGTTGCAGAAAACTATCAGCTATGCCTGCTACGCGGTGGTGGGGGTGCTGGCCATCGTCAGCATTGTGGTCATCAACAATACCATCAAGATCACCGTTTTCAATCGCCGCAAGGAAATCGGCATCATGAAGCTGGTGGGCGCCACCAACGGATTCATCCGCTTTCCGTTTTTTGTGGAGGGCGTTACCTCCGGTCTGATTGCAGCGGCCATTGCCTCCGGCGTGGTATGCGGCGCTTACTATGCACTCTGCCGCTGGTATGCCGAAAATCCGACCACCCTTTCCCAGATGTTCGGCGGTCAGCTGGTGCCCCTTATCGACGTATGGTATTACATCGTGGGCGGTTTTGCCTTGCTGGGCTTCGTTCTGTGCGGCATCGGTACAGCCACCAGTATCCGTAAACATCTGAATGTCTGA
- the ftsE gene encoding cell division ATP-binding protein FtsE, which yields MIDFEHVSKTYETHNDENVALEDINIHIDEGEFVFILGHSGAGKSTFLKLIQMEEKPTEGKVFINGQDLTKLKRRKVPYLRRQMGVVFQDFRLIPTMTVYENVAFAMRVTNISTKKIKARVPFALSLVGLEDKMDRLPDELSGGEQQRVAVARALAHGPKIIIADEPTGNIDPEMSMDIMQLFEAINKVNITVVVVTHEHELVHKLAAKYNNRVITLADGMVASDTAHPEVARRYAAKVAARSREEYDDE from the coding sequence ATGATCGATTTTGAGCACGTTTCCAAGACCTACGAGACCCACAACGATGAGAATGTGGCGCTCGAGGATATCAATATTCATATCGATGAAGGCGAATTTGTCTTCATCCTGGGCCACTCCGGCGCGGGCAAATCCACCTTCCTGAAACTGATCCAGATGGAGGAAAAGCCCACCGAGGGAAAGGTCTTCATCAACGGACAGGACCTGACCAAGCTCAAACGACGCAAGGTGCCCTATCTGCGCCGTCAGATGGGTGTGGTCTTTCAGGACTTCCGCCTGATCCCGACCATGACGGTCTACGAGAATGTAGCGTTTGCCATGCGGGTGACCAATATCTCCACCAAGAAGATCAAGGCCCGTGTGCCCTTTGCGCTGTCGCTGGTAGGTCTGGAGGATAAGATGGACCGCCTGCCGGATGAACTTTCCGGCGGCGAGCAGCAGCGTGTGGCGGTAGCCCGCGCTCTTGCCCATGGCCCCAAGATCATCATTGCAGACGAGCCCACAGGCAACATCGACCCTGAGATGTCCATGGACATCATGCAGCTGTTTGAGGCCATCAATAAGGTCAATATCACGGTGGTCGTCGTTACCCACGAGCATGAGCTTGTGCACAAGCTGGCTGCCAAGTACAACAATCGAGTGATCACGCTGGCCGATGGTATGGTGGCGTCGGACACCGCCCATCCGGAGGTGGCGCGTCGCTACGCTGCCAAGGTGGCGGCCCGCAGCCGTGAGGAGTACGACGACGAATAA
- a CDS encoding RsmB/NOP family class I SAM-dependent RNA methyltransferase, whose amino-acid sequence MEFPADFAARERALLGDRFEELYRYATPEPARGITVNALRCAPDWLAARADFSVAASPFCPSAFTTAPDWRPGRHPWHHAGVFYAQEPSASAPAALLDVQPGMLVADLCAAPGGKTSQLAAALQGQGILVANEFVAARAEILRQNLERMGVTNALVTNEDTARLAAAWPGRFDRVLVDAPCSGEGMFRKEAAASAQHNDALVTHCAALGAEILENAAALLAPGGVLVYSTCTFAPQEDEAQIASFLQRHPEFSLVDLSDCGFGRPGEANRAPEGFAAERCRRIWPADGGEGHFMAKLQKSPEVAFTAPGRNKPRRPAKVPSEWTEFSKTYFPQLAELPVATAGEWILLPPVGSDTLPLGKLRLVRGGVLAGSIVKKRFQPAHALFMAYGAQCANREELTRDDPRTAAWLRGEEIDAVTAQSGWCAVCVDGFPLGAGKVSGGRIKNHYPKGLRNLR is encoded by the coding sequence ATGGAATTCCCCGCTGATTTTGCCGCGCGGGAGCGCGCCCTGCTGGGGGACCGCTTTGAGGAACTCTACCGTTACGCCACACCGGAACCGGCCCGGGGCATTACAGTGAATGCACTGCGCTGCGCCCCGGACTGGCTGGCTGCCCGGGCAGATTTTTCCGTTGCGGCGTCGCCGTTCTGCCCATCTGCTTTCACGACGGCCCCGGACTGGCGGCCCGGCCGCCATCCATGGCACCATGCCGGCGTGTTTTATGCCCAGGAACCCAGCGCCAGCGCACCGGCAGCACTGCTGGATGTGCAGCCTGGTATGCTGGTGGCGGATCTGTGTGCAGCGCCGGGGGGCAAGACCAGTCAGCTGGCGGCGGCTTTGCAGGGACAGGGAATACTGGTGGCCAATGAGTTCGTAGCCGCGCGGGCTGAGATCTTGCGCCAGAATCTGGAGCGCATGGGTGTGACCAATGCACTTGTCACCAACGAAGATACCGCACGCCTGGCTGCGGCCTGGCCCGGTCGGTTTGACCGGGTGCTGGTAGATGCTCCCTGCTCCGGGGAAGGCATGTTCCGCAAGGAGGCTGCAGCGTCAGCCCAGCACAATGACGCGCTGGTAACTCATTGTGCTGCATTGGGAGCCGAAATTCTGGAAAATGCAGCCGCGTTGCTGGCACCAGGTGGGGTGTTGGTCTATTCCACCTGCACCTTTGCACCTCAGGAGGATGAGGCACAGATTGCATCCTTTCTGCAGCGGCACCCGGAGTTTTCTCTTGTGGATCTGTCTGATTGCGGATTCGGACGTCCCGGCGAAGCCAACCGTGCACCGGAAGGCTTTGCGGCGGAACGCTGCCGTCGCATCTGGCCGGCCGATGGGGGAGAGGGACACTTTATGGCCAAACTGCAGAAATCCCCGGAGGTGGCATTCACCGCACCGGGCCGAAACAAGCCGCGGCGTCCCGCCAAAGTTCCGTCAGAATGGACGGAATTTTCCAAAACCTATTTTCCGCAGTTGGCGGAGCTGCCTGTGGCAACGGCGGGGGAGTGGATTCTTTTGCCGCCTGTGGGCAGTGACACCCTTCCGCTCGGCAAGCTGCGACTGGTTCGCGGCGGTGTGCTGGCGGGCAGCATAGTCAAAAAGCGATTTCAGCCCGCTCATGCGCTGTTTATGGCCTACGGTGCTCAATGCGCCAACCGGGAGGAACTGACCCGGGATGATCCCCGCACGGCGGCCTGGCTGCGCGGCGAGGAGATCGATGCCGTCACCGCACAGAGCGGCTGGTGTGCCGTCTGCGTCGACGGCTTCCCTCTGGGAGCGGGTAAAGTCAGCGGTGGCCGCATCAAAAACCACTATCCCAAAGGGCTTCGGAATCTTCGATAA
- a CDS encoding Mini-ribonuclease 3, whose translation MDIHEMSPLALAFVGDAVLELLVRAKLVGTTRLQPNRLHTVATHYVSAHAQSRELEILEPLLTEAEAGVLRRGKNTSKASVAKHATVQEYRASTGFECLLGWLYLQGRNDRIQELFDALWTGYQPQ comes from the coding sequence GTGGATATCCACGAAATGTCCCCGCTGGCTCTGGCCTTTGTGGGGGATGCGGTGCTGGAACTGCTGGTACGCGCCAAATTGGTGGGCACCACCCGGCTGCAGCCCAACCGGCTGCACACGGTAGCCACCCATTATGTAAGCGCCCATGCCCAGAGCCGGGAACTGGAGATTCTGGAACCCCTTTTGACCGAAGCGGAAGCCGGTGTGCTGCGGCGCGGCAAGAATACCAGCAAGGCCAGTGTGGCCAAACATGCCACGGTGCAGGAATACCGGGCTTCCACCGGTTTCGAGTGCCTGCTGGGGTGGCTCTACCTGCAGGGCCGTAACGATCGCATCCAGGAATTGTTTGATGCCCTTTGGACAGGGTATCAGCCGCAATAA
- the obgE gene encoding GTPase ObgE codes for MATSNFIDTATIWLHAGKGGDGAVTFHREKFVAAGGPDGGDGGRGGDIIFVADDNLSTLMDFRYKRKYTAQDGENGRAKRQSGADADDLVIRVPRGTVLKEAETGLVIADLSGSEPVVVARGGRGGWGNSHFATPTRQIPKFAKPGLPGEDLHVQLELKVIADVGLIGFPNVGKSTLISIISAAKPKIANYHFTTLTPVLGVVRVGPEQSFVCADIPGLIEGAAEGVGLGHDFLRHVERCRLLLHVVDVSGCEGRDPKADFEQINHELAGFSAELAQRPQIVLGNKCDIATPEQVEEFKQYIEAQGLTFLPISAATRQGVDGLPALVYNRLKDLPPIKVYEAEYKRPDKSLEPTRPFTVTRTGEHEFTIDAPWLERILAGTNVEDYESLQYFQTQLGDSGILDKLVEEGVEEDDTIKIGEYEFDYLY; via the coding sequence ATGGCAACCAGTAATTTTATTGATACCGCGACCATCTGGCTGCATGCCGGCAAAGGCGGCGACGGCGCCGTGACCTTCCACCGCGAAAAGTTCGTGGCGGCGGGCGGTCCTGACGGCGGCGACGGCGGCCGCGGCGGCGACATCATCTTTGTGGCCGATGACAACCTTTCCACGCTGATGGATTTCCGCTACAAGCGCAAATACACCGCGCAGGACGGCGAGAATGGCCGCGCCAAGCGGCAAAGCGGCGCCGACGCCGACGATCTTGTGATCCGTGTGCCCCGCGGCACCGTGCTGAAGGAAGCGGAGACCGGTCTGGTCATTGCGGACCTGTCCGGCTCAGAGCCGGTGGTGGTCGCCCGTGGCGGCCGTGGCGGCTGGGGCAACTCCCATTTTGCCACGCCTACCCGCCAGATTCCCAAGTTCGCAAAACCCGGTCTGCCCGGCGAGGATCTGCATGTTCAATTGGAACTGAAGGTCATTGCCGATGTGGGTCTGATCGGTTTCCCCAACGTGGGCAAATCCACCCTCATCAGCATCATCTCGGCAGCCAAGCCTAAGATCGCCAACTATCATTTTACCACCCTGACCCCGGTGCTGGGCGTGGTGCGGGTCGGTCCGGAGCAGAGTTTTGTCTGCGCCGATATCCCTGGCCTGATCGAAGGCGCCGCCGAGGGCGTAGGTCTCGGCCACGACTTCCTGCGCCATGTGGAGCGCTGCCGTCTGCTGCTGCATGTGGTGGACGTCTCCGGCTGTGAGGGCCGTGACCCCAAGGCCGATTTTGAGCAGATCAACCACGAACTGGCAGGCTTCAGCGCCGAACTGGCGCAGCGCCCCCAGATCGTGCTGGGCAACAAGTGTGATATTGCCACACCGGAACAGGTCGAGGAATTCAAGCAATATATTGAGGCCCAGGGGCTGACCTTCCTGCCCATCTCGGCGGCGACACGCCAGGGCGTGGACGGCCTGCCGGCATTGGTCTACAACCGTCTGAAAGACCTGCCGCCCATCAAGGTGTATGAGGCGGAGTACAAGCGTCCCGACAAGAGCCTGGAACCCACCCGTCCGTTCACCGTCACCCGGACCGGCGAACATGAGTTCACCATTGACGCGCCCTGGCTGGAGCGCATTCTTGCCGGCACCAACGTGGAGGACTACGAAAGCCTGCAGTATTTCCAGACCCAGCTGGGCGATTCCGGCATTCTGGACAAGCTGGTGGAGGAAGGCGTCGAGGAAGATGATACCATCAAGATCGGCGAATACGAGTTTGATTATCTGTATTGA
- the rpmA gene encoding 50S ribosomal protein L27 — translation MAHKKGVGSTKNGRDSESKRLGVKRGDGQFVLAGNILVRQRGTHIHPGEGVGIGSDDTLFALVDGRVHFERMGRDRKRCTVKQ, via the coding sequence ATGGCACATAAAAAAGGCGTAGGTTCTACCAAGAACGGCCGTGATTCCGAGTCCAAGCGCCTCGGCGTCAAGCGCGGCGACGGTCAGTTCGTTCTGGCCGGCAACATTCTGGTCCGCCAGCGCGGCACCCACATCCATCCGGGTGAGGGCGTCGGCATCGGCAGCGACGACACGCTGTTTGCCCTCGTCGATGGCCGCGTTCACTTCGAGCGCATGGGCCGCGATCGCAAGCGCTGCACGGTCAAGCAGTAA
- the rplU gene encoding 50S ribosomal protein L21 has protein sequence MYAVIKTGGKQYSVKVGDVVYVEKLNAEADSEVTFDQVLAVGEEGAVKVGAPVVEGASVTAKVVKNGKGKKLNILTYRPKKGSMVRKGHRQPYTKVEITAING, from the coding sequence ATGTACGCAGTTATCAAGACCGGTGGCAAGCAGTACAGCGTCAAGGTTGGCGACGTGGTTTACGTCGAGAAGCTCAACGCTGAGGCTGACAGCGAAGTCACCTTCGATCAGGTCCTGGCCGTTGGCGAGGAGGGCGCTGTCAAGGTTGGCGCTCCCGTTGTTGAGGGCGCTTCCGTCACCGCCAAGGTCGTCAAGAACGGCAAGGGCAAGAAGCTCAACATTCTCACCTATCGTCCCAAGAAGGGCAGCATGGTCCGCAAAGGCCATCGTCAGCCCTACACCAAGGTGGAAATCACCGCGATTAACGGCTAA
- the folD gene encoding bifunctional methylenetetrahydrofolate dehydrogenase/methenyltetrahydrofolate cyclohydrolase FolD, producing the protein MEAKLIEGKALAAEVKREAAQQTEALKAKGITPCLAVILVGEDPASQVYVRGKINDCAQCGIESRNIRLPEETTQEELLARVDELAGDPAVHGILVQLPLPAHIDEKAIIDAIPPEKDVDGFSPVNVGRMQIGEPCYLPCTPAGCIRMIESTGVPIPGKHAVVIGRSNIVGKPAAMLLLAKNATVTICHSKTQNLQAICASADILVAAVGRAGFVTGDMIKPGAVVIDVGINRGADGKLHGDVDFETAAQKAAWITPVPGGVGPMTRAMLMLNTVEAARRAMEK; encoded by the coding sequence ATGGAGGCAAAGCTGATTGAGGGAAAGGCTCTGGCCGCGGAAGTGAAGCGGGAGGCGGCCCAGCAGACGGAGGCTTTGAAAGCCAAAGGAATAACGCCCTGTCTGGCGGTTATACTGGTGGGGGAGGATCCCGCCAGTCAGGTTTATGTGCGCGGCAAGATCAATGACTGTGCCCAATGCGGCATTGAAAGCCGGAACATCCGCCTGCCGGAGGAAACCACCCAGGAGGAACTGCTGGCCCGTGTGGACGAACTGGCAGGAGATCCGGCAGTGCACGGCATTCTGGTGCAGTTGCCGCTGCCGGCGCACATTGATGAAAAGGCGATCATCGATGCCATTCCTCCGGAAAAGGATGTGGACGGTTTTTCGCCTGTCAATGTGGGCCGCATGCAGATCGGGGAACCCTGCTATCTGCCCTGCACCCCGGCGGGCTGCATCCGCATGATCGAATCTACCGGGGTTCCGATTCCCGGCAAGCATGCAGTGGTGATTGGCCGCTCCAACATTGTGGGGAAGCCGGCAGCGATGTTGCTGCTGGCGAAAAATGCGACGGTGACCATCTGCCATTCCAAAACGCAGAATCTTCAGGCGATTTGTGCCTCTGCCGATATTCTGGTGGCGGCAGTGGGGCGTGCGGGTTTTGTCACCGGCGACATGATCAAACCCGGTGCGGTGGTCATCGATGTGGGTATCAACCGCGGTGCGGACGGAAAGCTGCACGGCGATGTGGACTTTGAGACTGCAGCACAAAAGGCAGCCTGGATCACGCCTGTACCGGGCGGGGTGGGGCCGATGACCCGTGCCATGCTCATGCTCAACACGGTGGAGGCTGCCCGCCGCGCCATGGAGAAATAA
- the lgt gene encoding prolipoprotein diacylglyceryl transferase — MVYHVQFPGLGLEFTINRVALSIGGFNIYWYGVIIAVGMLLALLYAFRNAPDFGIDSDRLVDVVAIGTVMAIVCARIYYVAMAPFQYQSLWEMVDIRLGGIAIYGAVIGAFVFGGLAAKWRKVPLLPLFDLVALGFLIGQGIGRWGNFVNQEAFGTNTTLPWGMYSEGTKAYLQSVQVTLPAGMTVDHSMPVHPTFLYESIWCLVGFLALALYVKHRKFHGQIFLLYAIWYGLGRGWIEGLRTDSLLIGNTGLRASQLVAYISALAAFCLLLVGLRRARGKTLLVTLAVRDIQKEAKAGNRFTPDTLPACASHAEFVAATEAMNDRLAGLDLDALDIEELEDPEPEATETASAAEETGDGTEAGENPESPDADDDSKE, encoded by the coding sequence ATGGTCTACCATGTTCAATTCCCGGGTCTGGGACTGGAGTTTACCATCAACCGGGTGGCGCTGTCCATCGGGGGCTTCAACATCTACTGGTATGGCGTCATCATCGCGGTGGGCATGCTGCTGGCGCTGCTGTACGCCTTCCGCAACGCACCGGACTTCGGCATCGACTCCGATCGTCTGGTGGATGTTGTGGCCATCGGTACGGTGATGGCCATTGTCTGCGCGCGCATTTACTATGTGGCCATGGCACCGTTCCAGTACCAGAGCCTCTGGGAAATGGTGGATATCCGTCTGGGCGGCATTGCCATTTACGGTGCGGTGATCGGTGCCTTTGTCTTCGGCGGCCTGGCTGCCAAATGGCGTAAGGTGCCGTTGCTGCCCCTCTTTGATCTGGTGGCTCTGGGCTTCCTGATCGGACAGGGCATCGGCCGCTGGGGCAACTTTGTGAACCAGGAGGCCTTCGGCACCAACACCACACTGCCCTGGGGCATGTACAGCGAAGGAACCAAAGCCTATCTCCAGTCGGTGCAGGTCACTCTGCCGGCAGGCATGACCGTGGATCACAGCATGCCTGTTCATCCCACTTTTTTGTATGAGAGTATCTGGTGCCTTGTAGGATTCCTGGCGCTGGCCTTGTATGTGAAGCACCGCAAGTTCCACGGCCAGATTTTCTTGCTGTACGCCATCTGGTACGGCCTGGGTCGCGGCTGGATCGAAGGACTGCGCACCGATTCGTTGCTCATCGGCAATACCGGGCTGCGTGCCAGCCAGCTGGTGGCGTACATCTCGGCACTGGCGGCATTCTGCCTGCTGCTCGTCGGACTGCGCCGTGCCAGAGGCAAGACGCTTCTGGTCACACTGGCAGTGCGGGACATCCAGAAGGAAGCCAAGGCAGGCAACCGATTTACGCCCGATACGCTGCCGGCCTGTGCATCCCATGCGGAATTCGTGGCAGCTACCGAGGCCATGAATGATCGGCTGGCGGGGCTGGATCTGGATGCGCTGGACATTGAGGAACTGGAAGATCCGGAGCCGGAGGCGACGGAGACCGCGTCGGCGGCAGAAGAAACCGGCGACGGGACCGAAGCCGGGGAAAATCCCGAATCACCTGATGCAGACGACGATTCCAAGGAATAA
- the yfmH gene encoding EF-P 5-aminopentanol modification-associated protein YfmH, with the protein MSDNERFAAAQARAAAAVSCEKVVLPSGLTVLCRTMPGYSSVHAIYATAFGSIHRQFTLDGKPVTLPAGTAHFLEHKMCETPQGDSFTFYAKTGASANAFTSYDRTCYIFSATQKIDENLDILLGLVGKPWFTKATIAKEQGIIGQEIKMYDDSPDWRLLNALFRCLYTDHPLRDDIAGTVDSIATLTPQLLYSCTRAFYAPSNMVLSVAGKITLEQAVEACKRNGLYRARPAHEVVWDVPAEAGPIARKEARFTMPVNKPCFGVAYREPPLAQGDLKRELLLDMLGDLVVGGLTKLYRKLYDEALVNPEFSGDFIAVRGACAVAFTGESEAPQRVTEMLQGEIERMRTEGVDPELFLLVKNQMYGELLGDVETVDDAAEEAAAACLKGRTLADEIAALAELTVEDANALMKTALREENRAYVQIDPQ; encoded by the coding sequence ATGTCCGATAACGAACGGTTTGCCGCCGCTCAGGCGCGCGCAGCCGCGGCAGTCAGCTGCGAAAAGGTGGTGCTGCCCAGCGGTCTGACGGTACTTTGCCGCACGATGCCGGGATACAGCAGCGTCCATGCCATCTATGCCACGGCGTTCGGTTCCATTCACCGCCAGTTCACGCTGGATGGCAAGCCGGTCACGCTGCCGGCGGGCACGGCCCATTTCCTGGAACACAAGATGTGTGAAACGCCCCAGGGAGATTCCTTTACCTTTTATGCCAAGACCGGTGCGTCGGCCAACGCTTTTACCAGCTACGACCGCACCTGCTATATCTTCTCGGCTACCCAGAAGATCGATGAAAACCTCGACATTTTGCTGGGTCTGGTGGGAAAACCCTGGTTCACCAAGGCCACCATTGCCAAGGAGCAGGGGATCATCGGCCAGGAGATCAAGATGTACGACGACAGTCCCGACTGGCGGCTGCTCAACGCGCTGTTCCGCTGCCTGTACACCGACCATCCGCTGCGCGATGACATCGCCGGCACGGTGGACAGCATCGCCACCCTGACGCCGCAGCTTTTGTACAGCTGCACCCGGGCGTTTTATGCGCCGTCCAATATGGTGCTGTCGGTGGCGGGCAAAATCACGCTGGAACAGGCGGTGGAAGCCTGCAAGCGCAACGGTCTTTACCGCGCCCGCCCTGCCCACGAGGTGGTATGGGACGTCCCGGCAGAAGCAGGCCCTATTGCCCGCAAGGAGGCCCGCTTTACGATGCCGGTCAATAAGCCCTGTTTCGGCGTGGCCTACCGCGAGCCTCCGCTGGCCCAGGGAGATCTGAAGCGGGAACTGCTGCTGGATATGCTGGGCGACCTGGTTGTGGGCGGCCTGACCAAACTGTACCGCAAACTCTACGATGAGGCCCTGGTCAACCCGGAATTTTCCGGTGACTTCATTGCAGTGCGCGGCGCCTGCGCGGTAGCCTTCACCGGTGAGAGCGAAGCACCGCAGCGTGTGACCGAGATGCTCCAGGGAGAGATCGAGCGGATGCGTACCGAGGGCGTCGACCCGGAGCTTTTCCTGCTGGTGAAAAACCAGATGTACGGGGAACTCCTGGGGGACGTGGAGACGGTGGATGATGCCGCTGAAGAAGCGGCCGCTGCCTGCCTGAAAGGCCGCACACTGGCCGATGAGATCGCCGCGCTGGCGGAACTGACGGTGGAGGATGCCAACGCCCTGATGAAAACCGCCCTGCGGGAGGAAAACCGCGCCTACGTGCAGATCGATCCGCAGTAA